In Schistocerca serialis cubense isolate TAMUIC-IGC-003099 chromosome 3, iqSchSeri2.2, whole genome shotgun sequence, the following proteins share a genomic window:
- the LOC126470477 gene encoding sialomucin core protein 24-like, protein MSEVALAYQKLCVVSIVAVKMKGFPIVVFLSILAISHYVEAKPAGASPDASTKNKSSDSKTAVPLNNGKPGSDDVPTTLVPVGSTVITNGEVPPLAPGATPSTTLSSSINITTVAPTSMNGSAQTHNVPTTTAANTTTTQSSSSDSSPTTTTIASTTTTNSSSNTEPTTLPTSTSSKPIVTSPIPFVETSTQSIPVKDRRFDGPSFIGGIVLSLGTMAIGFVAFKFYKARTERNYHTL, encoded by the exons ATGAGTGAAGTTGCTCTTGCGTATCAGAAGTTGTGCGTCGTAAGCATCGTGGCAGTAAAGATGAAGGGTTTTCCTATAGTGGTTTTTCTTTCCATTCTAGCCATTTCTCATTATGTTGAAGCTAAACCTGCTGGAGCTT cacccGACGCGTCGACAAAGAATAAAAGTTCAGACAGTAAAACCGCTGTACCGCTGAATAATGGGAAACCTGGAAGTGATGACGTGCCAACCACCTTAGTACCTGTTGGAAGCACCGTAATTACAAATGGGGAAGTGCCACCTCTTGCACCTGGCGCGACACCAAGTACCACTTTATCCAGCAGCATTAACATTACTACTGTAGCTCCTACCAGCATGAATGGTTCTGCACAAACTCATAATGTTCCAACAACAACTGCTGCTAATACTACTACAACTCAGAGCTCAAGTTCTGACTCATCACCAACTACAACTACTATTGCTAGTACAACTACAACCAACAGTTCATCGAATACCGAACCAACAACATTACCCACGTCAACATCATCAAAACCAATTGTTACTTCGCCAATCCCATTTGTAGAAACGTCAACTCAGTCAATTCCAGTAAAAGATCGCAGATTTGATGGCCCAAGCTTCATTG gtGGAATTGTGCTTTCTTTGGGCACAATGGCAATTGGATTTGTGGCTTTCAAGTTCTACAAAGCTCGTACAGAAAGGAACTATCACACTCTTTAA